A region of uncultured Fibrobacter sp. DNA encodes the following proteins:
- a CDS encoding right-handed parallel beta-helix repeat-containing protein, whose protein sequence is MLKRKSLYAVLAPVVAGMLCSSFVGCSERRDVAGGTEAESTIALQIQLASGKPAAYSRVRALPEGFLPEGNRVVPWLETNDSGFVKIPMEPGSYTVEARHVDGTVATGAIRSVDLEKKSAARIDTVKLGELSSIEGYVMLGDSMPVVRIAGLDRYVIPDSAGHFVIDSLPVGDFDVQIGDPQEVYSAKVQSTTGDTLYVDCSDSTSSINVVKPKETAASEYPDADWNEHDALIKLADGYAVGVLGAAGVTDSAGNISKQKGEVCIVTTTEDYIIVEDTTSTDSASTTAVIAPGSLRECAYKEGPVWVLFEKDGTYNLQAPLRLKSDKTFDGRGRDIRISGMGVLTDASSNLIFENLTFTAPSITAQDTTSRRALSIHNRTHHVWVDHCTFEEYPLVEFDVKRCSHNVTISWSRFENAQTGVLFGLAGDIIMDTAQSLTMHHNYFEGLSRDGILAHGGKLHAYNNFFYSLDLSGVVCSDSATCLIEKNIFNNEMPVTLYRWYYDDGAPVDSTVGFADMESNWHTAGGEDFITDARGYKPDYKYTADSADAELALRVKKQSGAQ, encoded by the coding sequence ATGCTTAAGAGAAAGTCTTTATATGCAGTTCTAGCACCCGTGGTGGCGGGAATGCTTTGCAGTAGCTTTGTGGGCTGCTCTGAACGTCGCGATGTCGCGGGCGGTACCGAAGCCGAATCGACGATCGCGTTGCAGATTCAGTTGGCAAGCGGTAAGCCAGCCGCTTATAGCCGTGTGCGTGCGCTCCCGGAAGGTTTTTTACCCGAAGGCAACCGCGTGGTGCCTTGGCTCGAAACGAATGATTCGGGCTTTGTCAAGATTCCGATGGAACCGGGTTCTTACACGGTGGAGGCTCGCCATGTCGATGGAACAGTGGCAACAGGCGCTATCCGCAGCGTAGACTTGGAGAAAAAGTCGGCCGCTAGAATCGATACGGTCAAACTCGGCGAACTTTCTTCGATCGAAGGCTACGTGATGCTCGGTGATTCGATGCCGGTGGTCCGTATTGCGGGCCTTGACCGCTATGTGATTCCGGACAGCGCGGGTCACTTTGTGATTGACTCGCTCCCGGTGGGCGATTTTGACGTGCAAATCGGCGACCCGCAAGAGGTTTATTCGGCCAAGGTGCAGTCGACGACGGGCGATACCTTGTATGTAGACTGCTCTGATTCCACTTCAAGCATTAATGTGGTAAAGCCTAAGGAAACGGCAGCAAGTGAATATCCCGATGCCGACTGGAACGAACACGATGCCTTGATTAAGTTGGCCGATGGCTATGCTGTAGGCGTGCTCGGTGCTGCGGGCGTTACCGATTCTGCGGGCAATATCAGCAAGCAGAAGGGCGAAGTCTGTATTGTGACCACAACCGAAGACTACATTATTGTCGAAGACACGACCAGTACGGATTCTGCGTCAACGACGGCGGTGATTGCACCGGGGTCGCTCCGTGAATGTGCCTATAAAGAAGGCCCGGTATGGGTGCTGTTTGAAAAAGACGGTACTTATAACCTGCAGGCTCCGCTCCGCTTGAAGTCCGACAAGACATTCGATGGCCGCGGCCGCGATATCCGCATTTCGGGCATGGGTGTGCTTACCGATGCATCGAGCAACTTGATCTTTGAAAATCTGACCTTTACGGCGCCGTCTATTACAGCGCAAGATACGACATCTCGCCGCGCCCTTTCGATCCATAACCGTACGCATCATGTGTGGGTGGACCATTGCACCTTCGAGGAATACCCGCTGGTGGAATTCGATGTGAAGCGCTGCTCGCATAATGTCACGATTTCTTGGTCTCGTTTTGAAAATGCTCAGACGGGTGTGCTGTTCGGACTTGCCGGCGATATCATTATGGATACTGCCCAAAGCCTGACAATGCATCACAATTACTTCGAGGGGCTCTCTCGCGACGGAATTCTTGCTCATGGAGGCAAACTTCATGCCTACAACAACTTCTTCTACTCTTTAGATTTGTCGGGCGTGGTATGTTCAGATTCCGCTACCTGCCTGATAGAAAAGAACATCTTCAATAACGAAATGCCCGTGACGCTATACCGCTGGTATTACGATGACGGTGCTCCGGTGGATTCTACGGTGGGCTTTGCCGACATGGAATCCAACTGGCATACCGCCGGCGGTGAAGATTTCATTACCGATGCTCGCGGCTACAAGCCCGACTACAAGTATACGGCTGATTCCGCCGATGCAGAGCTTGCTTTGAGAGTCAAGAAGCAAAGCGGAGCCCAGTAA
- a CDS encoding carboxylesterase family protein produces the protein MKKTALFLACAVAFAGAAERYKDRMFDVSVERDVTYASGVKHLKTVNSLLKAYNLYATVDDGMPVHLYENETDLTEVSLKMDIYQPKNDTEKKRPVVLVMHGGAFAAGSKNDYDQHSVTYCDSLAARGFVTAAVQYRLGITAVVKDKALTVDSLDFSRTVYRGIQDVRAAVRYIRANANKLGIDPDRVYLIGNSAGAILSLENIYMDKESEIPQAAKTKPDLGGLDAYGEQGYGSQANAVAALWGAVHDPKIIEDVKKPVLLVHGKADSTVVWKTGRPLGNIAVVLENLMPSAAAMVSALAFHVNTPTLYGSYVIDSVLTANNVEHDTYFVEGQPHEFYDYDDYDVKVQKKVFDFLYGLTQKPAVRDRIVLALAKPSALRMGENNMSFTVSKGNNLAYAVTDLRGRIVKNGVASAGETVELSDLNRGVYVLRVKGERPIRFGISR, from the coding sequence ATGAAGAAAACAGCCCTTTTCCTAGCCTGCGCGGTAGCCTTCGCCGGTGCCGCTGAACGTTATAAAGACCGCATGTTTGACGTCTCTGTTGAAAGAGATGTCACCTACGCTTCGGGTGTAAAGCACCTTAAAACCGTCAATTCGTTATTGAAAGCGTATAACTTGTATGCAACAGTCGATGATGGAATGCCGGTCCATCTTTACGAAAACGAGACTGACCTTACCGAAGTCAGCTTGAAGATGGATATTTACCAGCCGAAAAACGACACCGAAAAGAAGCGCCCGGTGGTTTTGGTGATGCACGGCGGTGCATTTGCTGCAGGTTCCAAGAACGATTATGACCAGCACTCGGTTACTTATTGTGACTCTCTGGCTGCTCGCGGATTTGTGACGGCTGCTGTGCAATACCGTCTGGGCATTACGGCGGTAGTCAAGGACAAGGCTCTTACCGTCGATAGCCTCGATTTCTCGAGAACGGTGTACCGCGGAATTCAGGATGTTCGTGCCGCTGTCCGCTACATTAGGGCTAACGCCAACAAATTGGGCATTGACCCGGATCGCGTTTACTTGATTGGCAATAGCGCAGGTGCAATCCTTTCGCTCGAAAACATTTACATGGACAAGGAATCCGAAATCCCGCAGGCAGCTAAGACGAAGCCGGATTTGGGTGGACTCGATGCCTATGGCGAGCAGGGTTATGGCTCTCAGGCGAACGCTGTGGCCGCCTTGTGGGGTGCCGTTCACGATCCTAAGATTATCGAAGACGTGAAAAAGCCGGTTCTCTTGGTTCATGGCAAGGCTGATAGTACAGTCGTCTGGAAGACGGGCCGCCCGTTGGGCAACATTGCCGTCGTTCTTGAAAACTTGATGCCTTCTGCTGCTGCAATGGTGAGCGCACTCGCTTTCCATGTGAATACTCCGACTCTTTACGGTAGCTACGTGATTGACTCGGTGCTTACGGCAAACAATGTGGAACACGATACCTACTTTGTCGAAGGTCAGCCCCATGAATTTTATGACTACGATGATTACGACGTGAAGGTGCAAAAGAAGGTCTTTGACTTCCTTTATGGCTTGACTCAGAAGCCTGCTGTTCGCGATCGCATTGTGCTTGCTTTGGCTAAGCCTTCTGCACTTCGCATGGGTGAAAATAACATGAGCTTTACGGTGTCGAAGGGTAACAATCTCGCTTATGCCGTGACGGATTTGCGCGGTCGTATCGTTAAGAACGGTGTGGCTTCTGCCGGTGAAACGGTTGAATTGAGCGACCTCAATCGCGGCGTGTACGTGCTTCGCGTGAAGGGTGAACGCCCCATTCGCTTCGGCATTTCTCGCTAA
- a CDS encoding ATP-dependent DNA helicase RecG, which yields MDLSNLPKMGPKSLEALKSAGIVSLADFLFNIPRTYLDQTKVTAIGNLHVGDRVVVIGKILRGGIIRGRGSRYVATLADGTGELTLTFFQGAQYQSKRLKPGTRWLATGVVGEYRGFQMTHPDMQPMDEDEQFSGQILPVYSMTEAMIKARITQRALRNWFSVVFHFPALTLSGICPRELTDYLHYKPVIDDLRILHKPADFDSIRKAKRELKVLELLPFCLRMVKRRENQKVRGHERQIDLGQVMLAKSRLPFNLTGGQDAALNRIIDGLNGKKQFHALLQGDVGCGKTVVALLAMLAVCGAGEQCALMVPTDILARQHFKQMKPFFEAAGMRIQLLVGATPAAEKRQILGELQMGLCQAVIGTHALFSKDVTFAKLGFVIIDEQHRFGVNQREALLSKGEYPDMLVMSATPIPRSLAMTLYGDLQVISIKEKPAGRKPVKTRLVSPDKRNDMKKFICSEAKGGNLCYWIVSRVGSDDEGNARSVEDVVNELRAFDSSVVVEGIHGQMDEEQRDAILKRFAAGEVHILVATTVIEVGVNVPEANIMAIDQPDRFGLAQLHQLRGRVGRGDQQAWCFLMLPDGEAAANSLERLTQFSHTDDGFEIAELDLQTRGAGNLEGNEQSGSWVFRWFDWIADQELIAQTLQMAETILKDKDSFNEEAREKIQLWYSEKKSANEDGVH from the coding sequence ATGGACTTAAGCAATCTCCCCAAGATGGGTCCAAAGAGCCTTGAGGCTCTCAAGTCTGCGGGTATCGTTTCGCTTGCCGATTTTCTATTCAATATTCCCCGCACCTACCTGGACCAGACCAAGGTGACCGCCATCGGGAACCTGCACGTCGGCGACCGCGTCGTAGTGATCGGAAAGATTTTACGCGGCGGGATTATTCGCGGGCGCGGCAGCCGCTATGTCGCCACCCTAGCCGACGGCACCGGAGAATTGACACTTACATTTTTCCAGGGCGCGCAGTATCAAAGCAAGCGTCTGAAACCGGGAACCCGCTGGCTCGCCACAGGCGTTGTAGGCGAATACCGCGGATTCCAGATGACGCACCCCGACATGCAGCCCATGGACGAAGACGAACAATTCAGCGGCCAGATTCTGCCTGTGTATTCCATGACCGAGGCGATGATCAAGGCCCGCATTACGCAAAGGGCGCTTCGTAACTGGTTCAGCGTGGTGTTTCATTTTCCCGCTTTGACGCTTTCGGGAATTTGCCCTAGGGAACTCACCGATTACCTGCATTACAAGCCCGTCATAGACGATTTGCGCATTTTGCACAAGCCTGCCGACTTCGATTCGATTCGCAAGGCGAAGCGGGAGCTCAAGGTTTTGGAACTGCTCCCCTTCTGCTTGCGCATGGTGAAGCGCCGCGAGAACCAGAAGGTTCGCGGGCACGAAAGGCAAATTGACTTGGGCCAGGTCATGCTCGCCAAGTCGCGCTTGCCCTTCAACTTGACCGGCGGGCAGGACGCGGCGCTGAACCGCATTATCGATGGCCTGAACGGCAAAAAGCAATTTCACGCCCTATTGCAAGGCGATGTGGGCTGTGGCAAAACGGTGGTCGCCCTGCTCGCCATGCTGGCCGTGTGCGGCGCTGGCGAGCAATGCGCATTGATGGTGCCGACCGATATTTTGGCACGCCAACATTTTAAGCAGATGAAACCGTTCTTCGAAGCCGCAGGAATGCGCATTCAACTTTTAGTTGGGGCGACCCCCGCCGCCGAGAAGCGCCAGATTCTGGGCGAACTCCAGATGGGGCTTTGCCAAGCTGTCATCGGAACGCATGCGCTGTTTTCGAAAGATGTGACTTTTGCAAAACTCGGGTTCGTGATTATCGACGAACAGCACCGCTTTGGCGTGAACCAGCGCGAAGCCTTGCTTTCGAAGGGCGAATACCCCGACATGCTCGTGATGAGCGCCACCCCGATTCCGCGAAGTCTCGCCATGACCTTATACGGCGACTTGCAAGTGATTTCGATCAAGGAAAAGCCAGCAGGCCGAAAGCCCGTAAAGACTCGCCTCGTGAGCCCCGACAAGCGAAATGACATGAAGAAATTCATTTGCAGCGAGGCAAAGGGCGGAAACTTGTGCTACTGGATTGTAAGCCGTGTCGGGAGCGATGACGAAGGCAATGCCCGCAGTGTCGAAGATGTAGTCAACGAATTGCGTGCCTTTGATTCTAGCGTCGTCGTAGAAGGCATTCACGGCCAGATGGACGAAGAGCAGCGCGACGCCATTCTCAAGCGATTCGCAGCCGGAGAAGTCCATATTCTGGTAGCGACTACCGTCATCGAAGTCGGCGTGAACGTGCCCGAAGCAAACATTATGGCCATCGACCAGCCCGACCGTTTTGGCTTAGCACAGCTACACCAGTTGCGCGGGCGTGTTGGTCGCGGTGATCAGCAGGCCTGGTGTTTCTTGATGTTGCCCGATGGCGAGGCTGCCGCAAATTCGCTGGAACGCCTCACGCAATTCAGCCACACCGACGACGGTTTTGAGATTGCAGAACTTGACCTGCAAACCCGCGGCGCCGGCAACCTGGAAGGCAACGAACAGAGCGGCAGCTGGGTATTCCGTTGGTTTGACTGGATTGCCGACCAGGAACTCATCGCGCAAACCTTGCAAATGGCAGAAACCATTCTAAAAGACAAGGACTCCTTCAACGAAGAAGCCCGTGAAAAAATCCAGCTTTGGTACAGCGAAAAGAAATCCGCCAACGAAGACGGCGTGCATTAA
- a CDS encoding MlaD family protein, with the protein MKISDRALGYISLVALFGLFAIIAYSMWDAHHEATTIIQVDFDELGSLQPEDQVMIRGYTVGTIGKVQWLGDRARVEIKFNEPIVIREGTQFNNINHAIMGQRRLEIIPSKTGKVLPDDYIHTGHFEPGIAEVLRYIENVNAQVETIRQVVYLVTNGDSTHRSASDLVEYVIRNIEVALSNTERTLQTLQPAMNNLFKQADVASRNLLVVTNQADSAIDIVTSTINEKLALAENAMQQISEGANKTNELINNIEADPIYSKILYSSETVDKVNELVNKLNEIVRAIDTKGIKMLDENGNPIKPFAWKNLNLIGKTARVKARERAEQAQKEKAQSEAK; encoded by the coding sequence ATGAAGATTTCCGACCGGGCATTGGGCTACATTTCACTGGTTGCGTTGTTTGGGCTATTTGCCATCATCGCCTATAGCATGTGGGATGCCCATCATGAAGCGACCACGATTATCCAGGTCGACTTTGACGAACTCGGTTCCCTGCAGCCCGAAGACCAGGTAATGATTCGTGGCTATACGGTCGGAACGATTGGCAAAGTCCAATGGCTTGGTGACCGCGCCCGCGTTGAAATCAAGTTCAACGAACCTATCGTGATTCGCGAAGGCACCCAGTTCAACAACATCAACCACGCGATTATGGGCCAGCGCAGGCTCGAAATCATCCCGTCCAAGACGGGCAAGGTGCTCCCCGACGACTACATTCACACAGGGCACTTTGAACCGGGCATTGCCGAAGTGTTGCGCTACATCGAAAACGTGAACGCACAGGTCGAAACGATTCGCCAGGTGGTGTATCTGGTGACAAACGGCGACTCGACGCACCGTTCTGCAAGCGACCTGGTGGAATACGTCATTCGCAACATCGAAGTGGCGCTATCGAACACCGAAAGGACACTCCAGACTTTACAGCCGGCAATGAACAACCTGTTTAAGCAAGCCGACGTCGCCAGCCGCAACCTGCTTGTGGTTACGAACCAAGCGGATTCCGCCATCGATATCGTTACCAGCACCATCAACGAAAAGCTCGCTCTTGCGGAAAACGCCATGCAGCAGATTTCGGAAGGCGCAAACAAGACGAACGAGTTGATCAACAATATCGAAGCGGACCCCATTTACAGCAAGATTCTGTATTCTTCCGAAACAGTCGACAAGGTGAACGAACTGGTCAACAAGCTGAATGAAATCGTACGAGCAATCGATACCAAGGGTATCAAGATGCTTGACGAAAACGGCAACCCGATCAAGCCCTTCGCTTGGAAGAACCTGAACCTTATCGGAAAGACCGCTCGCGTGAAGGCTCGCGAACGTGCTGAACAGGCCCAAAAAGAAAAGGCTCAGAGCGAAGCAAAGTAA
- a CDS encoding GspE/PulE family protein yields the protein MERILSTKWCREHEVALLGELSVAVTNDCDDFLLQKVRTELGAPVQACIKSKAEIHQLLSLDSENFDDDLLKPENAQNASWESEPIVNLVDSLIEQAIDLKATDIHLEPAAQTFRVRLRQDGLLNDYKNLPLWICESVLVRLKILSEIDITDKRIPHDGSFTFSGLRLNASIRVSTLPVQGGEKAVLRILPTASSPIAYSKLESLRLSSRNLEFLRKVFHSPQGLFLVTGPTGSGKTTTLHAGLQEIVHRQINVTTIEDPVEYPLEGVAQVQVNEKCGFTFAVALRAILRQDPDVIMVGEIRDKETAQIALRAAQTGHLVVSTLHTNSAKAGFTRLEDLGISRTALQESLLGIMAQRLVRCRPAQALPYSGRQAVVEILTPDGNYVDGTLRENALKLVKDGITDFAEIKRVLGDVR from the coding sequence ATGGAACGCATTCTTTCTACGAAATGGTGTCGCGAGCACGAGGTTGCCTTACTCGGCGAATTGAGTGTTGCCGTGACGAACGACTGCGATGACTTTTTGCTTCAGAAGGTGCGAACGGAGCTTGGCGCACCCGTGCAAGCCTGCATCAAGAGCAAGGCAGAGATTCATCAGTTGTTGAGCCTCGATTCCGAGAATTTTGACGATGACTTATTAAAGCCCGAGAATGCGCAAAACGCTTCTTGGGAATCCGAACCGATTGTGAATCTTGTTGACAGCCTGATTGAACAGGCCATAGACTTAAAAGCCACCGACATTCACTTGGAACCTGCAGCACAGACGTTTCGTGTGCGGTTACGGCAAGACGGATTGTTGAACGATTACAAAAACTTGCCCTTATGGATTTGCGAATCGGTTTTAGTCCGACTCAAGATTCTTTCGGAGATCGATATTACAGACAAAAGAATTCCGCATGACGGTTCATTTACTTTTAGCGGGTTACGCCTCAACGCAAGCATTCGTGTAAGCACGCTCCCCGTACAAGGGGGCGAAAAAGCGGTGCTCCGGATTTTACCGACAGCGAGTAGTCCGATTGCATACTCAAAGCTGGAATCGCTGCGTTTGAGTTCAAGGAATCTTGAGTTTTTGCGGAAAGTATTCCATAGCCCGCAGGGATTGTTCCTGGTAACTGGGCCGACTGGGTCCGGGAAGACGACAACGCTACACGCCGGGTTGCAAGAAATCGTGCATAGGCAAATCAACGTGACAACGATTGAAGACCCAGTAGAGTATCCGCTGGAAGGGGTGGCTCAGGTGCAGGTGAACGAAAAATGCGGGTTCACATTTGCCGTAGCGCTCCGGGCCATTTTGCGCCAAGATCCCGACGTCATCATGGTCGGCGAAATCCGCGACAAAGAGACCGCGCAAATCGCCCTCCGCGCCGCACAGACGGGGCACTTGGTCGTATCGACCCTGCACACGAATTCTGCCAAAGCCGGATTCACCCGCCTTGAAGATTTGGGCATTTCGCGCACGGCCCTGCAAGAATCACTCCTGGGCATTATGGCCCAGCGCCTGGTACGCTGCCGCCCGGCCCAAGCGCTCCCCTATTCGGGCCGCCAAGCGGTAGTCGAGATTCTTACGCCCGACGGCAATTACGTAGACGGTACACTTCGGGAAAACGCTCTGAAGCTAGTCAAAGACGGAATCACCGACTTTGCAGAAATCAAGCGCGTTCTTGGAGATGTGAGATGA
- a CDS encoding efflux RND transporter permease subunit translates to MIKASIYKPITMLMVILTVVVFGLYTYSMMVVDLMPKFDVPVVTGTIIYPGANPEEIETTIIKPIEEQVELVDGIDYVQSICLENYGIVVAMFNMGINVDVAANDVRSKIELAAADFPDAVQAPIISKVDINGAAIMSISFTGPLNSTELRQKVEDEIEPLFTSVPGVASVDLFGGTTRQISIELDKDKMIDRNVDIATIMGVFGQANVNNPIGEVIGKHKNTTVRTAGKFTSLDEMRDLDIPTQTGVIKLSEIADVKDTIESITSASRFNGTNSVSLDIKKRSDANVVEVSRGVLKRMAQIQQTLPEGFELHLVYDKSEAVNEAIDNVIQNIIIAIGLTAGLLLLFLGKFSTMFIAALTMPISVIGAFTLMYFAGFGINMMSLMALSSSVGLLVTNSIVVLENINEKLKLGLDPKEAAYRGTSEIMVAIMASTLTNVCVFVPIAFMKSIAGIFFRTFGLTMVFATFVSLLVTFTLTPLMAAYLFKGKKKDENGNIIEEKPSILDRILALFPKALNGIRFVYLKTLSFCLSVPGVIFQVVALGAGIFFVGVLAKNFLTVEVMPKQDQGMISVKLEMPVGTNIETTDSVARIIEERVKGVPEIVHYSMNVGGSNGFTTVNQATMRVKLLKDWEGRTRSTDQIVDSLRPYLANIPDAFISIKSTSASEMQNNSAGDVVLEVSGLHADSVVKASEIVMDKIKETINGIVDVKMSYEAGKPEIRLIPNRQALADYGITLKTAANYNYIAVSGYEAGQYTDDGEEYDVYVRMMEKDRQSHVDIENLPILTPKGYVNANELFFIEDGAGPTRIDRKRKMRRVDVSMNLLPGHTTGEIMGKVGALAAEMKDQVPEGISFGFGGNADMQNDMVDEFKTAILMAIILTYILLIALLESFAQPFIIMTTIPMGAIGVILSLIVTGKALSMIALMAIVMLIGVVVNNAILLLDEANRLLRSGAMGRRSAIMTAGETKFQPIVLATFASVVAQLPLAFALGGNVAAMTQPMGIASVGGLIVSAILTMYLVPTFFWLPNAIFHKAKKKAGNIKKNFQRHKA, encoded by the coding sequence ATGATTAAGGCCAGTATCTATAAACCGATAACCATGCTCATGGTCATTTTGACCGTGGTGGTTTTCGGTCTCTACACCTACAGCATGATGGTGGTGGACCTGATGCCGAAATTTGACGTCCCCGTGGTCACCGGTACCATCATCTATCCGGGTGCAAACCCCGAAGAAATTGAAACGACCATCATCAAGCCTATCGAAGAACAGGTGGAACTGGTGGACGGTATCGACTACGTGCAGTCGATATGCCTTGAAAACTACGGTATCGTGGTCGCCATGTTCAACATGGGTATCAACGTGGACGTGGCTGCAAACGACGTGCGTTCCAAGATCGAACTTGCCGCAGCCGACTTCCCGGATGCCGTGCAGGCCCCGATTATTTCGAAGGTGGACATTAACGGTGCCGCCATCATGTCCATTTCGTTTACCGGTCCGCTGAACTCCACGGAACTCCGCCAGAAGGTGGAGGACGAAATCGAACCGCTGTTCACCTCTGTTCCGGGCGTGGCAAGCGTTGACCTTTTCGGTGGTACCACTCGCCAGATTTCCATTGAACTTGACAAGGACAAAATGATTGACCGCAATGTAGACATTGCGACCATCATGGGAGTTTTCGGACAAGCTAACGTCAACAACCCGATTGGTGAAGTCATCGGCAAGCACAAGAATACGACCGTGCGTACCGCAGGTAAGTTCACCAGCCTCGACGAAATGCGCGACCTGGATATTCCGACCCAAACAGGCGTGATCAAACTTTCTGAAATCGCCGACGTCAAGGACACGATTGAATCGATTACTTCTGCTTCTCGCTTCAACGGAACGAACTCTGTTTCACTCGATATCAAGAAGCGTTCCGACGCTAACGTGGTTGAAGTTTCAAGAGGCGTGCTCAAGCGCATGGCCCAGATTCAGCAAACACTCCCCGAAGGGTTCGAACTTCACCTGGTTTACGACAAGTCCGAAGCAGTGAACGAAGCTATCGATAACGTGATTCAGAATATCATTATCGCAATCGGCCTTACGGCTGGACTTTTGCTCTTGTTCCTCGGCAAGTTCTCGACCATGTTCATTGCGGCCCTTACGATGCCGATTTCCGTGATTGGTGCATTTACCCTTATGTATTTTGCGGGCTTTGGCATCAACATGATGTCGCTCATGGCTCTGTCGAGTTCCGTGGGCCTGTTGGTGACGAACTCTATCGTGGTGCTTGAAAACATTAACGAAAAATTAAAACTTGGACTTGACCCGAAAGAAGCCGCCTACCGAGGCACCAGTGAAATCATGGTCGCCATCATGGCTTCGACACTCACCAACGTTTGCGTGTTCGTGCCGATTGCCTTCATGAAGTCCATTGCCGGTATCTTCTTTAGAACGTTCGGTCTGACCATGGTGTTTGCAACCTTCGTGTCGCTCTTGGTGACTTTCACCTTGACACCGCTCATGGCAGCCTACTTGTTCAAAGGCAAAAAGAAAGACGAAAACGGAAACATTATCGAAGAAAAGCCCTCGATTCTTGACCGTATTCTTGCGCTCTTCCCCAAGGCCCTGAATGGGATTCGCTTTGTGTACCTCAAGACCCTTTCGTTCTGCCTTTCTGTTCCGGGTGTTATATTCCAAGTCGTTGCACTTGGCGCAGGAATTTTCTTTGTGGGTGTTCTCGCGAAGAACTTCTTGACCGTCGAAGTGATGCCAAAACAAGACCAGGGCATGATTTCGGTGAAGCTTGAAATGCCTGTGGGTACTAATATCGAAACCACCGACAGCGTTGCACGTATTATCGAAGAGAGAGTCAAGGGTGTTCCCGAAATTGTGCACTACAGCATGAACGTGGGTGGCTCTAACGGTTTTACGACCGTAAACCAGGCTACCATGCGCGTAAAGCTCCTGAAGGACTGGGAAGGCCGTACTCGCAGTACCGACCAAATCGTCGACTCCTTGCGTCCTTACCTTGCAAACATTCCTGACGCCTTCATTTCCATCAAGTCCACCTCCGCCTCCGAAATGCAGAACAACTCTGCCGGCGACGTGGTGCTTGAAGTGAGCGGTTTGCACGCCGACTCCGTGGTAAAGGCTTCCGAAATCGTGATGGACAAAATCAAGGAAACCATCAACGGTATCGTAGACGTGAAGATGAGCTACGAAGCGGGTAAGCCCGAAATTCGACTTATCCCGAACCGTCAGGCTCTCGCCGATTACGGCATCACGCTCAAGACCGCCGCCAACTACAACTACATTGCAGTGAGCGGTTATGAAGCGGGCCAGTACACCGATGACGGTGAAGAATACGACGTGTATGTGCGCATGATGGAAAAAGACCGTCAGAGCCACGTAGACATCGAAAACCTCCCGATTTTGACGCCTAAGGGATACGTAAACGCCAACGAGTTGTTCTTCATCGAAGACGGTGCAGGCCCGACCCGTATTGACCGTAAGCGCAAGATGAGACGTGTTGACGTTTCGATGAACTTGTTGCCAGGACACACGACTGGTGAAATCATGGGCAAGGTCGGAGCGCTCGCCGCAGAAATGAAGGACCAGGTTCCCGAAGGAATTTCGTTCGGCTTTGGCGGTAACGCAGACATGCAGAATGACATGGTGGACGAATTCAAGACGGCTATCTTGATGGCTATCATCCTCACCTACATTTTGCTGATTGCCCTTCTCGAAAGCTTTGCCCAGCCGTTCATCATTATGACGACAATCCCGATGGGTGCTATCGGCGTGATTCTTTCCCTTATCGTTACCGGCAAGGCACTTTCGATGATTGCCCTCATGGCTATCGTGATGCTTATCGGTGTGGTGGTGAACAACGCTATTCTATTGCTTGACGAAGCAAACAGACTACTACGAAGTGGCGCGATGGGCAGACGATCTGCCATTATGACCGCAGGCGAAACCAAGTTCCAGCCGATTGTGCTTGCAACGTTTGCATCTGTGGTGGCTCAGCTCCCGCTGGCATTCGCTCTCGGTGGTAACGTGGCTGCCATGACCCAGCCGATGGGTATCGCCTCTGTGGGTGGCTTGATTGTGTCAGCAATCCTCACCATGTACTTGGTGCCGACCTTCTTCTGGCTCCCGAACGCCATCTTCCACAAGGCGAAAAAGAAAGCCGGAAATATCAAGAAGAATTTCCAGCGCCATAAGGCATAA